The Synergistaceae bacterium genome contains a region encoding:
- a CDS encoding flavodoxin: MSAVIVYFSREGNNYVNGSIVNLAKGNTEIAAEFISELTGAEMFRLEPAKPYALDYNECIKEAQAEQRAKARPAVKSLPDISGYDVVYLGYPNWWGTCPMCVFTFIESQNWAGKTVKPFCTHEGSGMGHSESDLKKACAGADVKKGLAIHGADASKSKPAIQGWVE; the protein is encoded by the coding sequence ATGTCAGCAGTAATCGTATACTTTTCCCGCGAGGGCAACAACTACGTCAACGGCTCAATAGTGAACCTCGCGAAAGGCAACACCGAGATAGCCGCAGAGTTCATCAGTGAGCTCACAGGAGCAGAGATGTTCCGGCTTGAGCCCGCGAAACCCTACGCACTGGACTACAACGAGTGCATCAAGGAAGCTCAGGCTGAGCAGAGAGCGAAAGCACGTCCCGCCGTGAAATCACTTCCCGACATTTCAGGCTATGACGTGGTGTACTTGGGCTATCCCAACTGGTGGGGAACATGCCCGATGTGCGTTTTCACGTTCATCGAGAGCCAGAACTGGGCGGGCAAGACGGTCAAACCCTTCTGCACGCACGAAGGCAGCGGAATGGGGCACAGCGAGTCAGACCTCAAGAAGGCGTGTGCCGGAGCTGACGTGAAGAAGGGGCTGGCGATTCACGGTGCGGATGCGTCGAAGTCGAAGCCTGCGATTCAGGGCTGGGTAGAGTAA
- a CDS encoding NAD(P)H-dependent oxidoreductase: MRKIFLGMLIVVAVISASFAAEAKSLVIIFSRADENYSVGYITVGNTMKLAQMIAEKTGSETFEVAPAKKYPADYETCIDVAKKEQNANARPAILADKDISEYDTIFFGYPVWWGDIPMCMYTFIEAHDWAGKKVYPFCTHEGSAAGRTESTLKRTMKGATIAKPLAVRGATAQSGGAGVERTVDGWLKGLGF, translated from the coding sequence ATGCGCAAAATATTTCTGGGAATGTTAATAGTTGTGGCGGTAATCAGTGCGTCGTTTGCCGCCGAAGCAAAGTCTCTCGTCATCATCTTTTCGCGCGCTGACGAGAACTACAGCGTGGGCTATATCACCGTCGGCAACACAATGAAGCTCGCGCAGATGATAGCGGAGAAGACGGGCTCTGAGACGTTCGAGGTAGCTCCGGCGAAGAAGTACCCTGCGGACTACGAGACGTGCATTGACGTGGCCAAGAAGGAGCAGAACGCCAACGCACGCCCTGCAATTCTCGCGGACAAAGACATCAGCGAGTACGACACGATATTTTTCGGGTATCCTGTGTGGTGGGGAGATATTCCGATGTGCATGTACACATTCATCGAGGCTCACGACTGGGCAGGGAAGAAGGTTTACCCGTTCTGCACTCACGAAGGCAGTGCGGCGGGAAGGACGGAAAGCACGCTGAAGCGCACGATGAAGGGTGCGACGATAGCGAAGCCTCTTGCGGTCAGGGGAGCGACGGCGCAGAGCGGCGGTGCTGGTGTTGAACGCACAGTAGACGGCTGGCTCAAGGGCTTAGGCTTCTAG
- the murD gene encoding UDP-N-acetylmuramoyl-L-alanine--D-glutamate ligase, whose translation MLAVIGAGVSGQGLALLARSLGEEVLVSEQKAIPETVKALFTQNNIAYEEGHSDKVFETDGILISSGIPPQSEILREAERRNFPMTGELDYVLPHIRTSNLVCVTGSNGKSTVTSLIGHILNRAGLKAGTGGNLGTASAKFTQEDFDAVVLELSSFQLARATRNLRSKVSIITNLAPDHIDWHGSYEAYVEAKNNVLKLREGWGIIQDRDFDALKPSGKIIVLSWTQEPEHKTGGHIFMKDDEAVLTLNDETFPLFKYTDTTLIGSHNLENVAMSLCAVHLLGVKGDPKYLLEGFRPLPHRCEDAGTIDGVQYIDDSKGTNVAATVTAMKSIKGRKVIILGGQGKGEDYAPLAEAVKAECDAAVLIGTEAGKIQSALEASGFTNFRRVQTMEDAVNVSQSLASPGMVVLLSPACTSWDMYPSYKARGEHFCRIVREKWKS comes from the coding sequence ATGCTCGCAGTCATAGGAGCAGGAGTAAGCGGGCAGGGTCTGGCTCTGCTTGCACGCAGTCTCGGGGAAGAAGTGCTGGTCTCCGAGCAGAAAGCAATACCCGAAACGGTTAAAGCCCTCTTCACGCAGAACAATATAGCTTACGAGGAAGGGCACAGCGATAAAGTTTTCGAGACGGACGGAATACTAATCAGCTCAGGCATTCCCCCGCAGTCAGAGATTCTCCGCGAGGCAGAACGCAGGAACTTTCCGATGACGGGAGAACTTGATTACGTGCTTCCACACATCCGCACGAGCAACCTTGTGTGCGTTACAGGGAGCAACGGCAAGAGCACAGTAACTTCACTCATCGGCCACATCCTGAACCGCGCAGGCCTCAAGGCAGGAACAGGCGGCAATCTCGGGACGGCTTCGGCCAAGTTCACGCAGGAAGATTTTGACGCGGTAGTCCTCGAACTCTCCAGCTTCCAGCTCGCCCGCGCAACACGTAATCTCCGCTCGAAGGTCTCAATCATCACTAACCTTGCCCCCGACCACATCGATTGGCACGGAAGCTATGAAGCATACGTTGAGGCCAAGAACAACGTCTTAAAGCTCCGTGAAGGCTGGGGGATAATTCAGGACAGGGATTTTGACGCGCTTAAGCCTTCGGGGAAAATCATAGTGTTAAGCTGGACGCAAGAGCCCGAACACAAAACCGGCGGACACATCTTCATGAAGGATGATGAAGCAGTCTTAACCCTCAACGATGAGACATTCCCGCTCTTCAAGTACACGGACACGACATTAATCGGCTCACACAACCTCGAGAACGTCGCAATGTCCCTCTGTGCAGTTCACCTTCTCGGCGTTAAGGGAGACCCGAAATATCTGCTTGAAGGTTTCCGCCCCCTTCCGCACAGGTGCGAGGACGCAGGAACGATTGACGGAGTGCAGTACATTGACGACAGCAAGGGCACGAACGTAGCGGCAACAGTTACGGCGATGAAGAGCATCAAGGGCCGCAAGGTGATAATTCTCGGAGGTCAGGGCAAGGGCGAGGACTACGCTCCTCTTGCTGAGGCAGTGAAGGCAGAATGTGATGCGGCTGTGCTTATCGGCACGGAAGCAGGGAAGATTCAGAGTGCACTTGAGGCTTCGGGCTTCACGAATTTCCGACGTGTCCAGACGATGGAAGATGCCGTCAACGTCTCGCAGTCCCTCGCAAGTCCGGGAATGGTTGTGCTGCTGTCTCCTGCGTGTACCAGCTGGGACATGTACCCGAGCTACAAGGCAAGAGGCGAGCACTTCTGCCGGATAGTCCGCGAAAAATGGAAATCGTAG
- a CDS encoding cell division protein FtsW: MEIVAALISLEVIIPLILSGCGLVMISSLSLRNSFAGGNPYMGPLKQFQFISLGFTVMVMMLRLPTSTLRKHSFKIFVVAIILLILTIIPGIGIEVNGARRWIALPGFRFQPVELMLFAVPVLMAKRLTDDDVVNERKDFHAFITPTLMISLINAGLLLMQPNLGSTIIIAAICFVMHIERRGWKYPAMGIMMGAVAVVFLILIAPYRMRRFTAFWDPWSDPSNAGFQIIQGLVAFANGSVTGVGIGKGLQENRYLPESDTDYIFPAIGEEFGLVGTMFLVSLYAVWTWRAYYIYRDAKTPFTKCLALGLAASVVFPMFVNVAGVTKLMPLTGIPMPFISSGGSAMLFMWAKVGVLLRIKAESRTAGKGKTS, encoded by the coding sequence ATGGAAATCGTAGCCGCACTAATCTCCCTCGAGGTAATTATCCCCCTCATCCTGAGCGGGTGCGGGCTCGTGATGATTTCGTCCCTCTCGCTGAGGAACAGTTTCGCTGGGGGAAATCCCTACATGGGGCCGCTGAAACAGTTTCAGTTCATCAGCTTGGGCTTCACGGTGATGGTGATGATGCTGCGTCTCCCGACATCGACGCTCAGAAAGCACAGCTTCAAGATTTTCGTTGTGGCGATTATTCTGCTGATACTCACAATAATTCCCGGCATCGGAATAGAGGTCAACGGCGCAAGAAGATGGATTGCGCTTCCCGGCTTCAGGTTTCAGCCCGTAGAACTGATGCTGTTTGCCGTCCCCGTTCTGATGGCAAAGAGGCTCACTGACGACGACGTGGTGAACGAGCGCAAGGACTTTCACGCGTTCATTACCCCGACGCTGATGATTTCCCTCATCAACGCCGGGCTTCTATTAATGCAGCCGAACTTGGGCAGTACAATAATCATTGCCGCAATATGTTTCGTCATGCACATTGAGCGCAGAGGCTGGAAGTATCCGGCTATGGGCATAATGATGGGAGCTGTCGCAGTCGTCTTCCTGATACTGATTGCGCCGTACAGAATGAGGAGGTTTACTGCCTTCTGGGATCCGTGGTCTGACCCGAGCAATGCAGGTTTCCAGATAATACAGGGTCTAGTAGCTTTCGCGAACGGCAGCGTTACCGGCGTGGGAATCGGCAAAGGACTTCAGGAGAACCGTTATCTGCCCGAGTCTGACACTGACTACATTTTCCCGGCAATCGGCGAGGAGTTCGGGCTTGTCGGGACAATGTTCCTTGTTTCGCTGTATGCTGTGTGGACGTGGCGGGCATACTACATCTACAGGGACGCGAAGACTCCTTTCACGAAGTGCCTTGCGCTGGGACTTGCGGCTTCGGTAGTGTTTCCTATGTTCGTGAACGTTGCGGGTGTAACGAAGCTGATGCCGCTGACGGGAATACCGATGCCGTTCATCAGTTCGGGAGGGAGTGCGATGCTGTTTATGTGGGCAAAAGTCGGAGTGCTGCTGCGGATAAAGGCGGAGAGCAGGACAGCCGGAAAGGGGAAAACGAGTTGA
- a CDS encoding UDP-N-acetylglucosamine--N-acetylmuramyl-(pentapeptide) pyrophosphoryl-undecaprenol N-acetylglucosamine transferase: MSRKVLIAAGGTGGHIFPAIVFGKSLQAEGDSVEWMCGSRELERTIYGAEGISPMCLPLAGSPLGTKSPLKILGRIADVVKSIVIAFRHVKTFDAVYLFGGYISFAPLIAAKLRGIPVTLHEQNTVAGKVTRLASRMGAEIHTGWPVCEGIKNFRYVGIPVREPVRLPREEALRRLGLDLPAGSKVVGIAGGSLGSGPLSEKLKETAALCGGYEFVFLSSKERKDDGNAHYIPSQWDMNPFYSACDVLVCRAGGSTLAEALKWELPTISIPWPGAMDNHQQKNALEFVKLAKNARTFSEADNPEKLAGIIADM, translated from the coding sequence TTGAGCAGGAAGGTACTTATAGCGGCAGGAGGAACAGGCGGGCATATTTTCCCGGCAATAGTTTTCGGGAAAAGTCTTCAGGCAGAGGGCGACTCTGTGGAATGGATGTGCGGTTCGCGCGAGCTAGAGAGAACGATTTACGGCGCGGAAGGCATCTCTCCGATGTGCCTGCCTCTGGCGGGGTCTCCTCTGGGCACGAAGTCTCCGCTGAAGATTCTTGGCCGGATTGCTGATGTCGTGAAGTCGATCGTGATTGCGTTCCGACACGTAAAGACGTTCGATGCTGTGTACCTGTTCGGAGGATATATCTCGTTCGCGCCGCTGATTGCCGCAAAGCTCAGGGGGATTCCCGTAACTCTCCACGAACAGAACACCGTAGCGGGGAAGGTTACACGTCTTGCTTCGAGGATGGGAGCAGAGATTCACACGGGCTGGCCTGTCTGCGAGGGGATAAAGAATTTCCGTTACGTCGGAATACCTGTGCGCGAACCCGTGAGGCTTCCGCGTGAAGAAGCGTTGAGGAGACTCGGGCTCGACCTTCCTGCGGGGAGCAAGGTTGTCGGAATTGCTGGCGGATCTTTGGGGAGCGGGCCTCTCAGCGAGAAGCTCAAGGAGACAGCTGCACTCTGCGGGGGGTACGAGTTTGTGTTCTTGTCGTCGAAGGAGAGGAAGGACGACGGCAACGCACACTACATCCCCTCACAGTGGGACATGAACCCGTTTTACTCGGCGTGTGATGTCCTCGTGTGCAGGGCGGGAGGTTCGACGCTCGCTGAAGCCCTGAAGTGGGAGCTACCGACAATCTCAATCCCCTGGCCCGGTGCGATGGACAACCACCAGCAGAAGAACGCCCTCGAGTTCGTGAAGCTCGCGAAGAATGCGCGCACGTTCAGCGAGGCCGACAACCCCGAAAAACTAGCAGGAATAATAGCAGACATGTGA
- a CDS encoding four-carbon acid sugar kinase family protein — MVKIPQCLVIADDLTGGNATGVLLAKTGYKAHSVLSYEHSRENPAFMECDCLIITTDSRALTQKEAYSRIKHAARVFSSDDVKLYSKRIDSTLRGNLGAETDAMLDSLGDDYIAVCAPCFPSSGRTLVGGYLLVDGLPLHKTNIAIDPKTPVKVSDIAEIFQSQSKYKVASLFIDDLMNGKHALAEKINALANAGNRIIIIDCVTNEDLNLIADAVITSKRKILAVDPGAFTATLARKIITPQNKTERLKILAVVGSVNPNTREQMEKLWLAQRPIANVFVETRKLLEGDEHREQEIDRVSTEILKLSKTNTVLTVTGDGIYPEKRIDFKQYSGHIEILTGRINTAMAEIALRILLAEPSFRGLYASGGDVTQAVCEKFGASGLVLMDEVLPLAAYGVFSGGEFDGLHVVTKGGSQGNSDAINLCVNYLKSKLYI, encoded by the coding sequence GTGGTAAAGATTCCACAGTGCTTAGTTATAGCCGACGACCTCACAGGCGGCAACGCTACGGGCGTACTCTTGGCCAAGACCGGCTACAAGGCTCATTCAGTTCTGAGCTACGAACATTCCCGCGAGAACCCCGCCTTCATGGAGTGCGACTGCTTAATCATCACGACAGACAGCAGGGCACTAACGCAGAAGGAAGCGTATTCGCGGATAAAGCACGCCGCCCGTGTCTTCAGCAGTGATGATGTGAAGCTCTACTCGAAGCGCATTGACTCCACCCTTCGCGGCAACTTAGGCGCGGAGACAGATGCAATGCTTGACTCGCTGGGTGATGACTATATCGCAGTGTGCGCACCGTGTTTCCCGTCGTCAGGGAGAACGCTTGTCGGGGGGTATCTGCTCGTTGACGGTCTGCCACTGCACAAGACCAACATAGCCATTGACCCCAAAACACCAGTGAAGGTCTCGGACATTGCGGAGATTTTCCAGTCTCAGAGCAAGTACAAGGTTGCCTCACTCTTCATTGATGACCTGATGAACGGCAAACATGCCCTCGCAGAGAAGATTAACGCACTCGCCAACGCAGGGAACAGAATCATAATCATCGACTGCGTAACCAATGAAGATTTGAACCTGATAGCTGACGCAGTAATCACCAGCAAGAGAAAGATTCTCGCCGTAGACCCGGGAGCGTTCACGGCAACCCTCGCACGTAAAATCATTACTCCGCAGAACAAGACGGAACGTCTTAAGATTCTCGCAGTCGTCGGGAGCGTCAACCCCAACACGCGCGAACAGATGGAGAAGCTGTGGCTCGCCCAGCGTCCAATCGCCAACGTGTTCGTTGAGACGCGCAAACTTCTTGAGGGCGACGAACACAGGGAGCAGGAGATAGACCGTGTGAGTACTGAGATACTGAAACTCTCGAAGACCAACACAGTTCTGACTGTTACGGGCGACGGGATTTACCCGGAGAAACGCATAGACTTCAAGCAGTATTCCGGGCACATCGAGATTCTCACCGGCAGAATCAACACTGCGATGGCAGAAATTGCACTGCGCATCCTGCTGGCTGAGCCGTCGTTCAGGGGGCTTTATGCGAGCGGCGGTGATGTAACTCAGGCGGTGTGCGAGAAGTTCGGTGCGTCGGGGCTTGTGCTTATGGACGAGGTTCTTCCTCTTGCGGCTTACGGGGTGTTTTCGGGCGGAGAGTTTGACGGGCTTCACGTGGTAACTAAGGGAGGCAGTCAGGGAAATTCTGACGCAATAAATCTCTGTGTGAACTACCTGAAGTCTAAGCTGTACATATAA
- the pdxA gene encoding 4-hydroxythreonine-4-phosphate dehydrogenase PdxA, whose translation MAKPIVAVPIGDPAGVGPEIVVKSLASDVVKQCADCIIIGDKGIIDKAIALTGSTLKVHTCKDVSDADFSDGVLNLIDLHNINLDGFKYGVVQAMCGQAAFDYIKCSIELAMSGKADAVATTPINKEALHAANVPFIGHTEIFGALTNTADPLTMFETNGLRVFFLTRHLSLMQAIVSINKAKIISCVKECMAALKRLGVTEGTMAIAGLNPHSGEHGLFGWEEVNEITPAVEELKAQGYNVAGPIGADSVFHQAAIGRYNSVLSLYHDQGHIATKTLDFERTISITNGMPILRTSVDHGTAFDIAGKNIVSEVSMVEAIRLAAKYAPFFKKN comes from the coding sequence ATGGCAAAACCAATCGTAGCAGTACCAATCGGAGACCCTGCGGGCGTAGGGCCTGAAATCGTCGTGAAGTCTCTTGCGTCCGACGTGGTGAAGCAGTGTGCGGACTGCATCATAATCGGCGACAAGGGCATTATCGACAAGGCAATAGCTCTCACAGGTTCAACCCTCAAGGTTCACACGTGCAAGGACGTATCAGATGCGGATTTCTCTGACGGAGTTCTCAACCTGATTGACCTTCACAACATTAATCTTGACGGCTTCAAGTACGGGGTTGTTCAGGCGATGTGCGGACAGGCGGCGTTCGACTACATTAAGTGCAGCATCGAGCTCGCAATGTCGGGCAAGGCTGACGCGGTCGCAACTACCCCCATCAACAAGGAGGCACTTCACGCGGCGAACGTTCCCTTCATCGGACACACGGAGATTTTCGGTGCGCTGACTAACACCGCAGACCCTCTAACGATGTTCGAGACAAACGGGCTGAGGGTGTTCTTCCTGACGCGCCATCTCTCGCTTATGCAGGCAATAGTCAGCATCAACAAGGCAAAAATCATCTCGTGCGTCAAGGAATGCATGGCCGCTCTTAAGCGTCTCGGCGTTACGGAAGGCACGATGGCGATTGCGGGTCTTAACCCCCACAGCGGAGAACACGGACTTTTCGGCTGGGAGGAAGTCAACGAGATTACTCCGGCGGTCGAGGAGCTTAAGGCTCAGGGCTACAATGTTGCAGGGCCTATCGGAGCAGATTCTGTGTTCCATCAGGCGGCAATAGGCAGATACAACAGCGTTCTTTCCCTGTACCACGATCAGGGGCACATCGCGACGAAAACTCTCGATTTTGAGCGCACAATCTCCATCACAAACGGAATGCCCATTCTCCGCACGAGCGTGGATCACGGTACGGCGTTCGACATTGCGGGCAAAAACATAGTGAGTGAGGTAAGCATGGTCGAAGCAATACGTCTTGCGGCCAAGTACGCACCATTCTTCAAGAAAAACTAG